Proteins encoded by one window of Martelella endophytica:
- a CDS encoding DUF1254 domain-containing protein — protein sequence MFKPLITGAAIAGLLLAPLSGFAADQSPATIAEQATVYGLPMVDLYKLMYDQAIDKDNPQFKAPFNTLHNESNVFTPADTTIVTPNSDTPYSELWMDLRAEPMVLCVPAVDKDRYYSVMLTSLYTFNFGYIGSRTTGNDAACYAVAGPEWQGDTPKGIAKVFQSETEFATALYRTQLFDPADIDNVRKIQAGYTVEPLSAFLGEPAPAAPPAVDWPKIDNQSAKDDLLNYLAFLLQFAPATGPAAVEQPMRAAFESIGLEAGKPFPPAGASADELAAIKKGSEAGFADVIAKLKHMGENENGWSVTTGITGDRAGYNGDWALRAAVAVAGLLANDTDEAVYPITNADVDGQKLDGSKSAYTITFKKGELPPANAFWSVTMYDGKTQHLVANPIDRYLINTPMLPDLTTNADGSLTLYVQKDEPSDPAKKANWLPAPDGPFYLAMRIYWPKQAVLDGDWQPPGIIPHALTKKG from the coding sequence ATGTTCAAGCCCCTCATCACCGGCGCTGCGATCGCAGGCCTTCTCCTTGCCCCCTTAAGCGGTTTTGCCGCCGACCAGTCCCCCGCCACGATCGCCGAACAGGCGACCGTCTACGGCCTGCCGATGGTGGACCTCTACAAGCTGATGTACGATCAGGCGATCGACAAGGACAACCCGCAGTTCAAGGCGCCGTTCAACACCTTGCACAACGAATCCAACGTCTTCACGCCGGCCGACACCACCATTGTCACGCCCAACAGCGACACGCCCTACTCGGAGCTGTGGATGGACCTGCGTGCCGAACCGATGGTGCTATGCGTGCCGGCGGTCGACAAGGACCGCTACTACTCGGTGATGCTGACCTCGCTTTACACCTTCAATTTCGGCTATATCGGCTCGCGGACGACAGGCAACGACGCCGCCTGCTATGCTGTCGCCGGCCCCGAATGGCAGGGCGATACGCCGAAAGGCATTGCCAAGGTGTTCCAGTCCGAAACCGAATTCGCGACGGCGCTTTACCGCACCCAGCTTTTCGATCCGGCCGATATCGACAACGTCCGCAAGATCCAGGCCGGCTACACTGTCGAGCCGCTTTCCGCCTTTCTCGGCGAGCCGGCGCCGGCAGCACCGCCGGCGGTCGACTGGCCGAAGATCGACAACCAGTCGGCCAAGGATGACCTGCTGAACTATCTGGCCTTCCTGCTGCAGTTCGCGCCCGCCACTGGCCCTGCCGCCGTGGAGCAGCCGATGCGAGCCGCGTTTGAAAGCATTGGCCTTGAAGCGGGCAAGCCGTTTCCCCCGGCTGGTGCCAGTGCGGATGAGCTTGCCGCGATCAAGAAGGGAAGCGAGGCCGGCTTTGCCGATGTCATCGCCAAGCTCAAGCACATGGGTGAAAACGAAAACGGCTGGAGCGTGACCACCGGCATCACCGGCGACCGTGCGGGTTACAATGGTGACTGGGCATTGCGCGCGGCCGTCGCCGTTGCAGGCCTTCTCGCCAACGATACCGACGAGGCGGTCTATCCAATCACCAATGCCGATGTCGACGGCCAGAAGCTCGACGGCTCGAAGTCGGCCTACACGATCACCTTCAAGAAAGGCGAATTGCCGCCCGCGAACGCCTTCTGGTCGGTCACCATGTATGACGGCAAGACCCAGCATCTGGTGGCAAACCCGATCGACCGGTATCTCATCAATACGCCGATGCTGCCGGATTTGACGACAAACGCCGACGGATCGCTGACGCTTTATGTCCAGAAGGATGAACCGAGCGATCCGGCCAAGAAGGCCAACTGGCTGCCGGCTCCTGACGGGCCCTTCTACCTGGCAATGCGGATCTACTGGCCGAAGCAGGCCGTGCTCGACGGTGACTGGCAGCCGCCCGGCATCATCCCCCACGCCCTCACCAAAAAGGGCTGA
- a CDS encoding YdeI/OmpD-associated family protein — MANEKVETFYAEADRWQAELGALRAVLRSTALDEDFKWNAPCYTFEGANIAAVWGMKQFCTLSFFKGVLLKDTAQLLAAPGENSRSMRLVRFTSVAEIEAAEPVLRLYVEEAIGLEKAGTKVVLAKDDFTLPEELIVAFEDDPALEQAFRALTPGRQRGYCLYFAQPKNASTRVARIERSTAAILAGKGLHDR; from the coding sequence ATGGCCAACGAGAAGGTTGAGACGTTCTATGCCGAGGCCGATCGCTGGCAGGCCGAGCTTGGGGCCCTGAGAGCAGTGCTCCGGTCGACGGCGCTTGATGAGGACTTCAAATGGAACGCGCCCTGCTACACCTTCGAAGGTGCCAATATCGCGGCCGTCTGGGGGATGAAGCAGTTCTGCACGCTCTCCTTCTTCAAGGGCGTGCTGCTGAAGGATACGGCGCAACTGCTCGCTGCCCCTGGCGAAAATTCCCGCTCGATGCGGCTTGTGCGTTTCACCTCCGTGGCCGAAATCGAGGCTGCCGAGCCGGTGCTTCGTCTCTATGTCGAAGAAGCGATCGGACTGGAGAAGGCGGGAACGAAGGTCGTTCTGGCGAAGGACGACTTCACGCTGCCCGAAGAGCTCATCGTGGCCTTTGAAGACGATCCGGCTCTGGAGCAGGCCTTCCGCGCGCTGACGCCCGGTCGCCAGCGCGGCTATTGCCTCTATTTCGCGCAGCCTAAAAACGCCTCCACCCGGGTCGCGCGGATCGAAAGGAGCACTGCTGCCATCCTGGCCGGCAAGGGGCTGCACGACCGCTAG
- a CDS encoding DUF6790 family protein encodes MAAFIGFVLSNFTLTFFVLGLIVAAVRIGMRPGVPGGAVEALLAWFLFFSIGVSFFYNFVMHVFFGKMAASFIGWADSPFQAEVGYASLGFAVVGFLAFAGGRGLRVAAIVGPTFFLWGAAIGHVLDMVRAHNFAPGNAGVIFWTDILLPVFGLALLWLSRSRSPDVGNR; translated from the coding sequence ATGGCGGCATTCATCGGTTTCGTGCTTTCGAATTTCACGCTGACGTTTTTCGTGCTCGGCCTGATTGTCGCCGCCGTGCGGATTGGCATGCGGCCGGGTGTGCCGGGAGGTGCAGTGGAGGCTCTTCTCGCCTGGTTTCTGTTCTTCTCGATCGGCGTTTCGTTCTTCTACAACTTCGTCATGCACGTCTTCTTCGGCAAGATGGCGGCCTCTTTCATCGGCTGGGCCGACAGCCCGTTCCAGGCGGAGGTCGGCTATGCGAGCCTCGGCTTTGCGGTGGTCGGCTTCCTGGCGTTTGCGGGTGGTCGCGGCTTGCGCGTGGCGGCGATCGTGGGGCCGACCTTCTTCCTGTGGGGCGCCGCCATCGGCCATGTGCTCGACATGGTGCGCGCCCACAACTTTGCGCCGGGCAATGCCGGCGTCATCTTCTGGACCGACATTCTGCTGCCGGTCTTCGGGCTTGCGCTGCTATGGCTGAGCCGCAGCCGATCCCCGGATGTCGGTAACCGATAA
- a CDS encoding NAD-glutamate dehydrogenase, giving the protein MERQSDFIRKGLMKAAEEKAEQAGKPFISPFFMFDRASPEDLDRYSAEMLAAASAHAAAEIAAYDGGDARVTIGPVEGVAPAGVATDVIAITDRNMPFIYDSVMAEIGATTSDFVLAVHPILVVEPGKPVVAFSPGVEHREENRISHVQVHVTALSDEGRAFLKQRLEYVLGHVRLAVNGWSPMLAKLETAMEGLQSRAPADLKAARGEAVHFLEWLRDGNFTFLGMRELVYVQDDDGARVEHVTGSSIGILSDPEMRVLRRGRNPVVSTPEIIAFLEGPELLLVTKANTTSTVHRRGYMDYIGVKRFGENGEVVGELRIVGLFTFTAYTQPAARIPLLRAKVAEVTGRFGFEPKSHAGRMLQNILESYPRDELFQIPVPLLADFAEQIMEVAERPRIRVLSRIDGFDRFVSVLVYVPRNLYDSQLREKIGAYLARVYSGRVSAYYPSFPEGSSARVHFIIGRHDDDSTPQVEQSVLEDEVRKLAADWKERFKALAGPGAPAFSANEAYHEAFSPDAAFADLDLIKSAAKGGISIAFYNAEEEPDRLRLKIFHAQSHLSLSRRVPLLENLGFVVVSERTFELSLARVGEPTVDVVLHDMELFPEDAAGLDLEADGARLEEAFVAAFHGLVDNDRFNRLVLLSALTVRQANVLRAYAHYLRQGGVNFTEDYIAQSLSSYPVIVRALYQLFETAFDPVLAEDLRAERMKSARGTIMEGLESVPSLDDDRILRLFVKLIDATLRTNYFQRDEAGAPRPNLAFKFASRSLAILPQPRPFREIFLYGPEVEGVHLRFGKVARGGLRWSDRGQDYRTEVLGLVKAQQVKNAVIVPVGAKGGFYPKRLPTGGNREEVFNAGREAYKSYIRTLLSITDNIIDGEVVPPADTLRADDDDPYFVVAADKGTATFSDTANALAQEADFWLDDAFASGGSAGYDHKKMGITARGAWEAVKRHFREMNIDIQTTPFTVVGVGDMSGDVFGNGMLLSEQIRLVAAFDHRDIFIDPDPDPAKGFAERTRLFALPRSSWQDYDRNAISAGGMIISRREKAMTLTPEAAAAIGLDAGEYTPFDVMTAILKSRADLLWFGGIGTYVKDAGESNAEVGDRANDAIRVNARELNVKVIGEGANLGVTQKGRIAFGLNGGRCNSDAIDNSAGVNCSDVEVNIKIALASAMRSGRLTREDRDRLLFEMTDAVADIVLENNYLQTLSISVSTGEGVGGLPLLTRMMEVLEADGHLDRAVETLPDEEALRLRRQADKGLTRAETGVLLSYGKIVLFDQLLESALPDDPYMEPLLYSYFPERMRGAFAEDIGGHRLRREIIATRLANDVINRGGPDFVINACDMTAATPAEVVKAAVIARDGFGMEALWQDVHALDGVIDGATQNAIYTRLRYFFRILTHLLIRNGLAEGDISASVHRLRDAFAAFEGDIEAMLPEARVEWLSEQENQWREAGVPDALSTRLAHHLGMMFVPEALQIASRSGVTVDRAADAYFRVTNLFHVSPLLSVAGRIAPADFYDSLALARSMDQISASRRDLAASALISRGDSTEPVKAWKEAHAARIGQITAQLARLSSAVDPSIAKITVAAGLLSDLAREVGS; this is encoded by the coding sequence ATGGAACGACAGAGCGATTTTATCCGCAAGGGGCTGATGAAGGCCGCAGAGGAGAAAGCCGAGCAGGCGGGTAAGCCGTTCATCAGCCCGTTCTTCATGTTCGACCGTGCGAGCCCCGAGGACCTCGACCGCTATAGTGCCGAGATGCTCGCCGCAGCCTCGGCCCATGCCGCCGCCGAAATTGCCGCTTATGACGGCGGCGATGCCCGTGTCACCATCGGCCCCGTGGAAGGGGTCGCGCCGGCGGGCGTTGCGACCGACGTCATCGCGATCACCGATCGCAACATGCCGTTCATCTACGATTCGGTGATGGCGGAGATCGGCGCCACCACCAGCGATTTCGTGCTCGCCGTCCACCCGATCCTGGTGGTCGAGCCCGGCAAGCCCGTCGTCGCCTTCTCGCCCGGCGTCGAGCATCGCGAGGAGAACCGGATCAGCCACGTTCAGGTCCATGTCACCGCGCTTTCGGATGAAGGGCGGGCCTTCCTGAAGCAGAGGCTTGAATATGTGCTTGGCCATGTCCGCCTCGCCGTCAACGGCTGGTCGCCGATGCTGGCCAAGCTCGAAACGGCGATGGAGGGGCTGCAGAGCCGTGCGCCGGCGGATCTGAAAGCGGCACGCGGGGAGGCGGTTCACTTCCTCGAATGGCTGCGTGATGGCAATTTCACCTTCCTCGGCATGCGCGAACTCGTCTACGTGCAGGACGATGACGGTGCCCGTGTCGAACATGTGACCGGTTCCAGCATCGGCATTCTTTCCGATCCGGAAATGCGCGTGCTGCGGCGCGGTCGCAACCCCGTGGTCTCGACGCCGGAGATTATCGCCTTCCTGGAGGGACCGGAACTGCTGCTGGTCACCAAGGCAAACACGACGTCCACCGTCCATCGCCGCGGCTATATGGATTATATCGGCGTCAAGCGTTTCGGCGAGAACGGCGAGGTCGTCGGCGAGCTCCGCATCGTCGGGCTCTTCACCTTCACCGCCTATACCCAGCCTGCAGCGCGCATCCCGCTGCTGCGCGCCAAGGTCGCCGAGGTCACCGGCCGGTTCGGCTTCGAGCCGAAGAGCCATGCCGGGCGCATGCTGCAGAACATTCTCGAATCCTATCCGCGCGACGAACTGTTCCAGATACCGGTGCCGCTGCTGGCGGATTTCGCCGAGCAGATCATGGAGGTCGCAGAGCGGCCGCGCATCAGGGTGCTGAGCCGCATCGACGGTTTCGACCGGTTCGTTTCGGTGCTCGTCTACGTACCGCGCAATCTCTACGATTCGCAGCTGCGCGAGAAGATCGGCGCCTATCTCGCCCGCGTCTATAGTGGCCGGGTCTCGGCCTACTATCCCTCGTTCCCGGAGGGCAGTTCCGCGCGTGTGCATTTCATCATCGGTCGCCACGATGACGACAGCACCCCGCAGGTGGAGCAGTCCGTGCTCGAGGATGAAGTCCGCAAGCTTGCGGCGGACTGGAAGGAGCGGTTCAAGGCGCTTGCCGGTCCCGGTGCGCCGGCCTTTTCCGCGAACGAAGCCTATCACGAGGCGTTTTCGCCGGATGCCGCCTTTGCCGATCTCGATCTGATCAAATCGGCCGCCAAGGGCGGGATCAGCATCGCCTTTTACAATGCCGAGGAAGAGCCGGACCGGCTGCGCCTGAAGATCTTCCATGCGCAAAGCCATCTGTCGCTGTCGCGGCGCGTGCCGCTTCTCGAAAATCTCGGCTTTGTCGTGGTCTCCGAGCGCACCTTCGAACTGTCGCTTGCGCGCGTCGGCGAGCCGACCGTCGACGTCGTCCTGCATGACATGGAGCTCTTTCCCGAAGATGCGGCGGGTCTTGATCTTGAGGCCGATGGCGCGCGGTTGGAAGAGGCCTTCGTTGCGGCCTTCCACGGCCTCGTCGACAACGACCGCTTCAACCGGCTGGTGCTGCTGTCGGCGCTGACGGTTCGCCAGGCCAATGTTCTGCGCGCCTATGCGCATTACCTGCGCCAGGGCGGGGTGAACTTCACCGAGGACTACATCGCCCAGTCGCTCTCCTCCTATCCCGTCATCGTCAGGGCGCTCTACCAGCTCTTCGAAACCGCTTTCGATCCGGTACTCGCCGAGGATCTCCGCGCTGAGCGGATGAAAAGCGCGCGCGGCACCATCATGGAGGGGCTCGAAAGCGTCCCGAGCCTTGATGATGACCGTATCCTCCGGCTGTTCGTCAAGCTCATCGACGCGACCCTGCGCACCAACTATTTCCAGCGCGACGAGGCTGGCGCACCGCGGCCGAACCTTGCCTTCAAGTTCGCCTCGCGCTCGCTCGCCATCCTGCCGCAGCCGCGGCCGTTCCGGGAGATTTTCCTTTACGGGCCGGAGGTCGAGGGCGTGCATCTGCGCTTCGGCAAGGTCGCGCGTGGCGGATTGCGCTGGTCGGATCGCGGCCAGGACTACCGCACCGAGGTGCTGGGCCTGGTGAAGGCGCAGCAGGTGAAGAACGCCGTCATCGTTCCGGTCGGCGCCAAGGGCGGCTTCTATCCGAAGCGGCTTCCCACCGGTGGCAATCGCGAGGAGGTCTTCAACGCCGGCCGCGAGGCTTACAAGAGCTATATTCGCACGCTGCTTTCGATCACCGACAACATCATCGATGGCGAGGTGGTGCCGCCGGCAGATACGCTGCGCGCCGATGACGACGATCCCTATTTCGTTGTCGCCGCCGACAAGGGCACGGCCACCTTCTCCGATACGGCCAATGCGCTGGCGCAGGAGGCGGATTTCTGGCTGGACGATGCCTTTGCCTCCGGCGGCTCGGCCGGCTACGACCACAAGAAGATGGGCATCACCGCCCGCGGCGCCTGGGAGGCGGTAAAGCGGCATTTCCGCGAGATGAACATCGATATCCAGACGACGCCCTTTACCGTCGTTGGCGTTGGCGACATGTCGGGCGATGTCTTTGGCAACGGTATGCTGCTTTCCGAGCAGATCCGGCTCGTCGCCGCCTTCGACCACCGCGACATCTTCATCGATCCGGACCCCGATCCGGCAAAGGGGTTCGCCGAGCGCACCCGGCTCTTCGCCCTGCCGCGTTCGAGCTGGCAGGATTACGATCGCAACGCCATTTCGGCAGGCGGCATGATCATCTCGCGGCGGGAGAAGGCGATGACGCTGACGCCGGAGGCCGCCGCCGCGATCGGGCTCGATGCCGGCGAATATACACCCTTTGACGTGATGACCGCGATTCTGAAGAGCCGGGCCGACCTCCTCTGGTTCGGCGGGATCGGCACCTATGTGAAGGATGCCGGCGAAAGCAATGCGGAGGTCGGCGACCGCGCCAATGACGCGATCCGGGTCAATGCCAGGGAGCTCAACGTCAAGGTTATCGGCGAGGGCGCCAATCTGGGTGTCACGCAGAAGGGCCGCATCGCATTCGGCCTCAATGGTGGGCGCTGCAATTCCGATGCCATCGACAATTCCGCCGGCGTCAACTGCTCCGACGTCGAGGTCAACATCAAGATCGCGCTCGCCTCGGCCATGCGCAGCGGCCGGCTCACGCGCGAGGATCGCGACCGGCTGTTGTTCGAGATGACCGATGCGGTTGCCGATATCGTGCTCGAGAACAACTACCTGCAGACGCTCTCCATCTCGGTCAGCACCGGGGAGGGCGTTGGCGGTCTGCCGCTCCTCACGCGGATGATGGAGGTTCTGGAGGCCGATGGCCATCTCGACCGCGCGGTCGAGACGCTTCCGGACGAAGAGGCATTGCGGCTCCGCCGCCAAGCGGACAAGGGGCTGACGCGGGCGGAAACCGGCGTGCTGCTGTCCTATGGCAAGATCGTGCTGTTCGATCAGCTTCTCGAAAGCGCGCTGCCGGACGATCCCTACATGGAGCCGCTGCTCTATTCCTATTTCCCCGAGCGGATGCGGGGTGCCTTTGCCGAGGATATCGGCGGGCATCGCCTGAGGCGGGAAATCATCGCGACCCGGCTTGCCAATGACGTGATCAATCGCGGCGGTCCGGATTTCGTCATCAACGCCTGCGACATGACTGCGGCAACGCCGGCGGAGGTCGTCAAGGCGGCGGTGATCGCTCGCGATGGCTTCGGCATGGAAGCGCTGTGGCAGGACGTTCACGCGCTTGATGGCGTCATTGACGGCGCGACGCAGAATGCGATCTACACGCGGCTGCGCTATTTCTTCCGTATCCTCACCCACCTGCTCATCCGCAACGGTCTTGCCGAGGGAGATATTTCGGCATCCGTGCACCGGCTCCGAGACGCCTTTGCCGCCTTTGAGGGCGATATCGAGGCGATGCTGCCGGAAGCGCGGGTCGAGTGGCTGTCGGAACAGGAGAACCAGTGGCGCGAGGCCGGCGTGCCGGATGCACTGTCGACGCGTCTTGCGCATCACCTCGGCATGATGTTCGTGCCGGAGGCGCTGCAGATCGCCAGCCGCAGCGGCGTGACGGTGGACCGCGCGGCCGATGCCTATTTCCGGGTCACCAACCTGTTCCATGTCTCGCCGCTCTTGAGCGTCGCAGGCCGGATCGCGCCGGCGGATTTCTACGATTCGCTGGCGCTCGCGCGGTCGATGGACCAGATTTCGGCCAGCCGGCGCGATCTTGCCGCCAGCGCACTGATCAGTCGCGGCGACAGCACAGAACCCGTCAAGGCCTGGAAGGAGGCCCATGCAGCGCGTATCGGCCAGATCACGGCGCAGCTCGCCCGCCTGTCGTCGGCGGTCGATCCTTCGATCGCCAAGATCACGGTCGCCGCCGGCCTGCTTTCCGATCTCGCCCGCGAGGTCGGATCGTAG
- the pdxY gene encoding pyridoxal kinase PdxY, which yields MIENSEGAVIAISSHVMRGTVGNRAIVFALETLGFATWAVPTVVLPWHPGHGRATRLGFDPEGFAAALSELAASPWRNEVRAVISGYLADARQAEAIAALVTALKADNPELLYLCDPVMGDERGLYVPMETADAIRDLLLPLADIATPNRFELAHLAGTTIADNSAAIAAALALGPAEVVVTSAHSMLKDGVATLFVDARQALLAEHPRLDNAPNGLGDLFSALFAAAVLSGKPRPEALEVATAAVYEALVRAVRTGSDELELERAPESLRAPMAKVGLRQLMHPARRRKRS from the coding sequence ATGATCGAGAACTCCGAAGGCGCGGTGATTGCGATTTCCAGCCACGTGATGCGCGGCACTGTCGGCAACCGCGCCATCGTGTTCGCGCTCGAAACGCTCGGCTTCGCGACATGGGCGGTTCCAACCGTTGTCCTGCCCTGGCATCCGGGCCATGGCCGCGCGACCCGGCTCGGCTTCGATCCCGAAGGCTTTGCCGCAGCGCTTTCGGAACTGGCGGCAAGCCCGTGGCGGAATGAGGTGCGCGCCGTCATCAGCGGCTATCTCGCCGATGCCCGCCAGGCCGAGGCCATTGCGGCGCTGGTGACGGCGCTCAAGGCCGATAACCCCGAGCTTCTCTACCTCTGCGACCCGGTGATGGGCGACGAGCGCGGGCTCTACGTGCCGATGGAGACCGCCGACGCCATCCGCGACCTTCTGCTGCCGCTTGCCGATATCGCGACGCCCAACCGCTTCGAGCTGGCCCACCTTGCCGGAACGACAATCGCCGACAATTCGGCCGCGATCGCCGCGGCACTGGCGCTCGGGCCGGCGGAGGTCGTCGTCACCTCCGCCCATTCGATGCTGAAGGATGGGGTTGCGACGCTGTTCGTCGATGCCCGGCAGGCGCTGCTTGCCGAGCATCCCCGGCTGGACAATGCGCCGAACGGGCTCGGCGACCTGTTTTCCGCGCTGTTTGCCGCAGCCGTGCTTTCCGGCAAGCCGCGGCCGGAAGCGCTCGAGGTCGCCACCGCCGCCGTCTACGAAGCGCTCGTTCGCGCCGTCCGGACGGGCAGCGACGAACTGGAACTCGAGCGGGCACCCGAAAGTCTGAGGGCACCCATGGCAAAAGTTGGACTGCGTCAATTGATGCATCCGGCGCGGCGGCGTAAAAGAAGCTGA
- a CDS encoding carbonic anhydrase gives MDAFPKILLDGYKNFMAGRYVEERERYRTLAEEGQKPQTLVIACCDSRAAPEMIFNARPGELFVVRNVANMVPPYEPDGQYHGTSAALEFAVEGLKVKNIVVLGHGRCGGIHAALSPEAEPLSPGDFIGKWTNLLKPAAEQINSNSIMTQSERQTALERISIRNSLANLRSFPNVAAAEKQATLKLFGAWFDISSGELWVMDQKTGDFIRPN, from the coding sequence ATGGATGCGTTTCCCAAAATCCTTCTCGATGGCTACAAGAACTTCATGGCCGGCCGCTACGTCGAAGAGCGTGAGCGCTACCGGACACTGGCCGAGGAAGGACAGAAACCGCAGACGCTGGTGATCGCCTGTTGCGATTCGCGCGCAGCGCCCGAAATGATCTTCAACGCCCGCCCCGGCGAACTCTTCGTCGTGCGCAATGTCGCCAACATGGTGCCACCCTATGAGCCGGACGGCCAGTATCACGGCACGTCGGCCGCGCTGGAATTCGCGGTCGAAGGGCTCAAGGTGAAGAATATCGTGGTGCTGGGCCATGGCCGCTGCGGCGGCATTCACGCGGCGCTTTCGCCGGAAGCCGAGCCGCTCTCGCCCGGCGATTTCATCGGCAAGTGGACCAACCTGCTGAAGCCGGCCGCCGAGCAGATCAACTCGAACTCGATCATGACCCAGAGCGAACGCCAGACGGCGCTGGAGCGGATCTCGATCCGCAACTCGCTGGCCAATCTGCGCTCGTTCCCGAACGTCGCGGCCGCCGAAAAGCAGGCAACGTTGAAGCTCTTCGGCGCCTGGTTCGACATTTCGAGCGGCGAATTGTGGGTGATGGACCAGAAGACCGGCGACTTCATACGCCCGAACTGA
- a CDS encoding metallopeptidase family protein has protein sequence MARMNNSEDWQGRYSPSLETIESLAIEAYARLPEAFRALTGDIVIEIADFPSDDVFEDMALETPFDLLGLFEGRGVSERFTMETGEMVNRITLYRRPILDYWAENEETLGDIVTHVLIHEIGHHFGLSDEDMERIEESAENDEARR, from the coding sequence ATGGCGCGCATGAACAACAGCGAGGATTGGCAGGGGCGGTACTCCCCGAGCCTGGAAACGATTGAATCCCTGGCGATCGAGGCCTATGCCCGGCTACCGGAGGCCTTTCGCGCGCTCACCGGCGACATCGTCATCGAAATCGCCGATTTCCCCAGTGACGACGTGTTCGAGGACATGGCGCTGGAAACGCCGTTCGACCTGCTCGGCCTGTTCGAGGGGCGTGGCGTCTCCGAGCGGTTCACCATGGAAACCGGCGAGATGGTCAATCGCATCACTCTCTACCGGCGCCCGATTCTCGACTACTGGGCCGAAAACGAGGAAACGCTCGGCGACATCGTCACCCACGTGCTGATCCATGAGATCGGCCACCATTTCGGGCTATCCGACGAGGACATGGAGCGCATCGAGGAAAGCGCCGAAAACGACGAGGCCCGGCGCTAG
- a CDS encoding MarR family winged helix-turn-helix transcriptional regulator translates to MTTKPSTDLQFAFVEAIGVTSRKMRKAYDQRVAQLGLTFARARVLTLLAAHKTCNQSVLACELELEKPTLVRMLDRMAELDLVERVPDPNDRRVNLVRLRPHGEAMAKQLLIERAGFINAFFTPADDQALQDATRLLQAIAERIENTEAHS, encoded by the coding sequence ATGACAACCAAACCATCCACAGATCTGCAGTTCGCCTTTGTCGAGGCCATCGGCGTTACCAGCCGAAAAATGCGCAAGGCCTATGATCAGCGAGTGGCGCAGCTCGGGCTGACCTTTGCGCGGGCGCGGGTGCTCACACTTCTCGCCGCCCACAAGACCTGCAACCAGAGTGTGCTCGCCTGCGAACTGGAGCTGGAAAAGCCGACGCTGGTACGGATGCTCGATCGGATGGCGGAACTTGACCTTGTCGAGCGCGTGCCGGACCCGAACGACCGCAGGGTCAATCTCGTGCGGCTTCGCCCGCATGGCGAAGCGATGGCGAAGCAGCTGCTTATCGAGCGCGCCGGCTTCATCAATGCCTTTTTCACTCCCGCAGACGATCAGGCACTACAAGATGCCACGCGCCTGCTTCAGGCGATCGCCGAGCGTATCGAAAACACGGAGGCGCATTCATGA